Proteins co-encoded in one Colletes latitarsis isolate SP2378_abdomen chromosome 2, iyColLati1, whole genome shotgun sequence genomic window:
- the LOC143347731 gene encoding uncharacterized protein LOC143347731, with product MCINASILLPSIFQMQLSLSEKDWDGVIETQPHLITAAISIVKLLNLHLNRQHFKEIYVSVKEEWEELKLANELHYLEVLTERGSKIAQLYRSILLSFLVLFISLPLINPFMDIVVPLNESRRRVQLLKVYYFVNNDEYFYSIYIHGTISAISVIITIVSADSLYMVIVHHAVGLFAVCGYKIGKATENNNMTKNGGASNGNGYQDFRQCVIVHTKAIKFFEILNNVNRISYLILIGLNMIGISITAFQAVVHMHEPDQAFRYGIFFAAQNFHLFILSLPGQMLVDYSLNIVTNIYMSEWYQTPLEVQKLLRVMQIRCSRKCTLTAGGLYEMNIENFGTLKKPRYVIFVLQTGRKNIMSKDASTFDECNLTNVKLYLHSDFYPYNDLSLDFDRNRYLFDMYAHFCKAYYGYN from the exons ATGTGTATTAACGCTAGCATATTACTGCCTTCG ATTTTCCAAATGCAGTTGTCGTTATCCGAGAAGGATTGGGACGGGGTCATCGAGACCCAACCACATTTAATTACAGCTGCTATCAGTattgtaaaattattaaatcttcATCTCAACAGACAACAT TTCAAAGAAATATATGTCTCCGTGAAAGAAGAATGGGAGGAATTAAAGCTCGCCAATGAACTGCATTATCTAGAAGTTCTCACCGAGAGAGGGAGCAAAATTGCCCAACTATACAGAA GCATCTTATTATCATTTTTGGTACTGTTTATATCGCTTCCACTGATTAATCCGTTTATGGACATTGTCGTACCGCTAAACGAGTCCCGACGGCGAGTACAACTACTAAAAGTTTATTACTTCGTAAATAACGACGAGTACTTTTATAGCATATATATTCACGGTACTATCAGTGCGATTAGTGTTATAATAACAATAGTCTCCGCAGATTCTTTATACATGGTAATAGTTCATCACGCTGTTGGATTATTCGCCGTATGCGG ATATAAGATTGGAaaagcaactgaaaataataataTGACTAAAAATGGAGGTGCTTCGAACGGCAACGGATATCAAGACTTTAGGCAGTGCGTTATAGTCCACACTAAAGCTATCAA GTTTTTCGAGATCCTGAATAATGTAAATCGAATAAGTTACTTAATTCTTATTGGACTTAATATGATAGGTATTAGCATCACAGCATTTCAA GCTGTTGTACACATGCACGAACCTGATCAAGCTTTCAGATACGGTATTTTCTTCGCTGCTCAAAACTTTCATTTGTTCATTCTCAGTTTACCTGGACAAATGCTTGTAGATTACAGTTTAAACATAGTCACCAACAT ATACATGTCCGAATGGTATCAAACACCGCTGGAAGTACAAAAATTACTCCGTGTGATGCAAATAAGATGCAGTAGAAAATGTACATTGACAGCAGGAGGATTATACGAGATGAATATAGAGAATTTTGGAACG CTGAAGAAAccgcgatacgtcatttttgTGCTGCAGACTGGTCGAAAGAACATCATGTCTAAAGATGCGAGCACcttcgatgaatgtaacttgaccaacGTGAAACTTTATTTACACTCTGATTTTTATCCGTACAATGACTTGAGTCTTGATTTTGATAGAAACAGATAtctttttgatatgtatgcacATTTTTGTAAAGCTTATTACGGATATAACTGA